A genome region from Candidatus Falkowbacteria bacterium includes the following:
- a CDS encoding HD domain-containing protein, which yields MKEVFHDIANNSNKPNSVSEDARVFSIFENHEDGSGKIIVKKFKPLEEILSDLEKVNGQDEFPHVQNIIDIFNNHRAEKIVANGEAVADKPHLLIVGGFIRDLLLHKKPKDIDFTTDLELKEVEKLLSDNFSEEIANKEISIDETGKSQGVIRIKFKDDTREVAEEYEIASFRKDSDTGDGRRPDSVELIKVPGIDAQRRDFTINAVMYNPKSHNIIDYTGGLKDLDDKKLRFVGDPKKRITEDRSRALRYIRFLFKTNFSEDKEAKIAIQEMSQEISQLPAEMILKELKGMLEVAGDKPGKILEYFKEFGLLEKILPEISDLEKCPQGPPYHMEGDVFKHTVMVLNNLPANSSLELFLAATMHDIAKPDTRKEGVDKKVSFHSHDLKGSEKVAPILKRLKLPNKSQDKITKLIANHIKIFSFLQMKNSKAIEMAKSPDFKDQITLLKADNAGTEPADKKVQAETNEMIEKIIERYEKIIDDQAKFSVEREVVRNATNGNKIIQLYSSIHGRKPLGKNIGIIEAQIKELIDDENIVDKTLAQEKLKDIITNFKEQ from the coding sequence ATGAAAGAAGTCTTTCACGACATAGCTAACAATTCCAATAAACCAAATAGCGTTTCTGAGGACGCTCGGGTCTTTAGTATTTTTGAGAATCATGAAGATGGCTCTGGAAAAATTATTGTAAAAAAATTCAAACCATTAGAAGAAATTTTATCTGATTTGGAGAAAGTTAATGGCCAAGACGAATTTCCTCATGTTCAAAATATTATTGATATTTTTAATAATCATCGCGCTGAAAAAATTGTAGCTAACGGCGAGGCAGTTGCCGACAAACCCCATCTTTTAATCGTTGGCGGTTTTATTAGAGACTTGCTTCTACACAAAAAACCCAAAGACATTGATTTTACTACTGACCTAGAATTAAAAGAGGTTGAAAAATTATTGAGCGATAATTTTTCTGAAGAGATAGCTAATAAAGAAATTTCAATTGATGAAACCGGCAAGTCCCAAGGGGTTATAAGAATTAAATTTAAAGACGACACAAGAGAAGTTGCCGAAGAGTACGAAATTGCTTCTTTCCGCAAAGACAGTGATACGGGTGACGGTCGCCGACCTGACTCTGTCGAATTAATTAAAGTTCCAGGAATTGACGCTCAAAGACGTGACTTCACGATTAACGCCGTAATGTATAATCCAAAGTCTCACAATATTATTGATTATACTGGCGGATTAAAAGACTTGGACGATAAAAAACTACGCTTTGTTGGCGACCCTAAAAAAAGAATTACCGAGGACAGATCAAGGGCTTTACGCTATATTAGATTTTTATTTAAAACAAACTTTTCTGAAGATAAAGAAGCAAAAATTGCTATCCAAGAAATGAGCCAAGAGATTAGTCAATTACCAGCCGAAATGATTCTGAAAGAATTAAAAGGGATGCTTGAAGTTGCAGGTGATAAACCAGGAAAAATTTTAGAATACTTTAAAGAGTTTGGGCTTTTGGAAAAAATTCTACCTGAAATATCTGACTTAGAGAAATGCCCCCAAGGTCCTCCTTATCACATGGAAGGAGATGTTTTTAAACACACAGTTATGGTGCTTAATAATCTACCAGCCAATTCATCACTAGAATTATTTCTAGCCGCCACCATGCACGACATTGCCAAACCTGACACCAGGAAAGAAGGCGTCGACAAGAAAGTAAGTTTTCATAGTCATGACCTAAAAGGCTCTGAAAAAGTAGCTCCTATTTTAAAAAGACTAAAACTACCAAATAAATCACAAGACAAAATAACCAAATTGATAGCTAACCATATTAAGATTTTTTCATTTTTACAAATGAAAAATAGCAAAGCTATTGAAATGGCGAAAAGTCCCGACTTCAAAGACCAAATAACTTTATTAAAGGCAGATAACGCCGGCACTGAACCAGCTGATAAAAAAGTTCAAGCTGAAACCAATGAAATGATAGAAAAAATCATTGAACGTTATGAAAAAATTATAGATGATCAAGCAAAATTCTCTGTTGAAAGAGAGGTGGTTAGAAACGCTACTAATGGAAATAAAATTATTCAACTTTATTCCAGTATTCACGGTCGCAAGCCATTAGGTAAAAATATTGGTATAATAGAAGCGCAAATCAAAGAGCTGATTGATGACGAAAATATAGTTGACAAAACATTGGCTCAAGAAAAATTAAAAGATATAATTACTAACTTTAAGGAACAATAA
- a CDS encoding LCP family protein → MYDNERMLQDLENLHSGSAPAPRRRRFLKFVIGIISFLVLLYGFFYVKSYFAPSGKTTWVDKLPIIGQIKHLAESSERALKGENVDRINILLLGIGGKGHDGAQLTDTIMVGSIKPSTKQVSLLSIPRDLAVPIEGSGWRKVNSVNALAEGSEPGSGGLASSQAIGDLLQAPIDYYVRVDFEGFEKIIDQVGGVDVYVDNTLDDYAYPILGQEDNPDYYSRYEHLHIDTGWQKMDGKMALKYARSRHGVGGEGTDFARAKRQQKILEAVKDKVISANFLLNPSKVSSMIDTLKDNISTNLKVWEIIKLWSFVKDVKSDSIINKVLDNSPSGLLIDARGDNGAYILNPRSGDFSEIQYLFNSIFGEVSTSNEQAAAASKLKTEITISILNGTWVNGLGSRKAVELERLGANVLEISNSSRHNFERSVIYDLTFGAKREELELLKEKTGANIAPTLPDWLKEELAAKVGQSPRPQPDFILVLGTDADTSSSGTENTN, encoded by the coding sequence ATGTACGATAACGAACGAATGCTACAAGATTTAGAGAACCTACATTCAGGATCAGCGCCTGCGCCACGCCGCAGACGTTTTCTTAAATTTGTCATCGGCATAATTTCTTTTCTAGTTCTGCTATATGGTTTCTTTTATGTTAAAAGTTATTTTGCTCCGAGCGGAAAAACTACCTGGGTAGATAAGCTACCAATCATCGGCCAGATCAAGCACTTAGCTGAAAGCTCAGAAAGAGCGCTTAAGGGAGAAAACGTCGATAGAATAAATATTCTCTTGCTCGGCATCGGAGGCAAAGGGCATGACGGAGCTCAGCTAACCGACACCATTATGGTTGGCAGTATTAAGCCATCAACTAAACAGGTTTCTTTATTATCAATACCACGTGACTTGGCCGTACCAATCGAAGGTTCTGGCTGGAGGAAAGTAAATAGCGTTAATGCTTTAGCTGAAGGCAGTGAACCTGGCAGCGGTGGCCTAGCTTCGTCTCAAGCAATTGGTGATTTACTACAAGCGCCAATTGATTATTATGTTCGCGTTGACTTTGAAGGATTTGAAAAAATAATTGATCAAGTTGGCGGCGTTGATGTTTACGTGGATAATACTCTAGATGATTATGCTTATCCAATTTTAGGCCAAGAAGACAATCCAGATTATTATAGTAGATATGAACACTTACATATTGATACAGGCTGGCAAAAAATGGACGGAAAGATGGCTTTGAAATATGCTCGCTCACGTCATGGTGTTGGCGGCGAAGGAACTGACTTTGCTCGTGCCAAAAGACAACAGAAAATATTAGAAGCTGTAAAAGACAAAGTTATATCAGCTAATTTCTTACTGAATCCATCAAAAGTTTCAAGCATGATTGATACTTTGAAAGACAATATTTCAACCAACTTAAAAGTTTGGGAAATTATTAAACTTTGGTCATTTGTTAAAGATGTTAAATCAGACAGTATAATTAATAAGGTACTTGATAATAGCCCAAGTGGTTTATTAATTGATGCTCGCGGCGACAATGGCGCCTACATATTAAATCCTCGCAGCGGCGACTTTTCAGAAATTCAATATTTATTTAATAGCATCTTTGGCGAAGTCAGCACTAGCAACGAACAAGCTGCAGCAGCCAGCAAGCTCAAAACCGAGATCACCATCTCAATTCTTAATGGTACTTGGGTAAATGGCCTTGGTAGCCGCAAAGCAGTTGAGCTTGAAAGGCTCGGCGCCAATGTATTAGAAATCAGCAATTCCAGCCGACACAACTTTGAACGTTCTGTAATCTATGATTTAACCTTTGGCGCTAAACGAGAAGAATTAGAGCTCTTAAAAGAGAAAACCGGGGCAAATATTGCTCCAACCCTGCCGGACTGGCTAAAAGAAGAATTAGCTGCTAAGGTTGGTCAATCTCCTCGCCCTCAACCAGACTTTATCTTAGTCTTAGGAACCGACGCTGATACCAGCTCATCAGGCACAGAGAACACTAACTAG
- the ftsH gene encoding ATP-dependent zinc metalloprotease FtsH yields the protein MKPLVKNFLILLVAFLFLGALLSLWNGNTKKPDSIALGQVASEIKDGKVDKIDINKDELNISLKDGSKQIATKETGQPLTELLAGFGVPSDKISAVQIKVDTPSSFDNWVAILVPFLVPLLLIGVFIFFMMRSVQGANNKAMTFGQSQARETNTQAKDRVTFKDVAGVKEAKEELSEVVDFLREPQKFTALGARIPRGVLLLGSPGTGKTLLARAVAGEANVPFFSISGSEFVEMFVGVGASRVRDLFKRAKKSAPCIVFIDEIDAVGRKRGAGIGGSHDEREQTLNQILVEMDGFEINDGVIVMAATNRPDVLDPALMRPGRFDRQVILDEPDIADREAILEIHARKKPLTKDVSLRKIAERTPGFSGADLANVLNEGAILAARHDKKIISMAELFEAIEKVLLGPERKSRVLNVREKEVTAYHEAGHAIVGHFSPNSDPIHKISIISRGMAGGYTIKVPTEDRHMHTKAYFIDEIAVLLGGYLTEEMIFHEVTTGATSDLRRATALARRMVTDFGMSDKLGPRTFGEKEEMVFLGREIHEQRDYSEKVAEEIDVEINNFISQGRVKAEKIIKEQRAVIEKVAQLLLKQETIEQDEFNVLVGEKEKLVETTKD from the coding sequence ATGAAACCTTTAGTTAAAAATTTTCTTATTCTCTTGGTAGCGTTCCTTTTCTTAGGAGCGCTGCTTTCGCTATGGAACGGAAATACTAAGAAGCCTGATTCAATTGCATTGGGCCAGGTTGCTAGCGAAATTAAAGATGGTAAGGTTGATAAAATTGATATTAATAAAGATGAGCTAAATATCTCTTTAAAAGATGGTAGTAAGCAAATTGCCACCAAAGAAACTGGTCAACCATTAACAGAATTATTAGCTGGTTTTGGTGTTCCCTCAGATAAAATATCAGCTGTACAAATTAAAGTTGATACGCCATCTAGTTTTGATAATTGGGTAGCAATTTTAGTTCCCTTTCTTGTCCCATTACTTTTGATTGGTGTCTTTATTTTCTTCATGATGCGTTCAGTTCAAGGGGCTAATAATAAAGCTATGACTTTTGGCCAATCACAAGCCAGAGAAACAAATACTCAAGCTAAGGATCGCGTTACCTTTAAAGATGTAGCTGGTGTTAAGGAGGCTAAAGAAGAATTATCAGAAGTGGTTGATTTTTTACGAGAACCGCAAAAGTTTACTGCCCTTGGTGCGCGTATTCCGCGCGGAGTTTTATTATTAGGTAGTCCTGGAACCGGTAAAACGCTTTTGGCTCGTGCCGTCGCGGGTGAAGCTAATGTACCTTTCTTTAGCATTTCCGGTTCTGAATTTGTTGAAATGTTTGTTGGTGTTGGTGCTTCTCGTGTTCGTGATTTATTTAAGCGCGCGAAAAAGAGTGCTCCTTGCATTGTCTTTATTGACGAAATTGATGCGGTTGGTCGTAAGCGCGGCGCCGGTATCGGTGGCTCACACGATGAACGCGAACAAACCCTAAACCAAATTTTAGTAGAAATGGATGGCTTTGAAATTAACGACGGCGTTATTGTCATGGCAGCAACTAATCGTCCCGATGTGCTAGATCCTGCTTTAATGCGTCCTGGACGTTTTGATCGTCAGGTTATTTTAGATGAACCAGATATTGCTGACCGCGAAGCAATCTTAGAAATTCACGCTCGTAAAAAGCCTTTAACTAAAGATGTGTCTTTGCGCAAGATTGCTGAACGCACACCTGGTTTTTCTGGTGCGGATTTAGCTAATGTTTTAAATGAAGGTGCGATTTTAGCAGCGCGACATGATAAAAAAATTATTTCTATGGCTGAACTTTTTGAAGCCATTGAAAAAGTTTTACTAGGACCGGAGCGAAAATCTCGTGTTCTAAATGTGCGTGAAAAAGAAGTTACGGCTTATCATGAAGCAGGTCACGCTATTGTTGGGCACTTTTCTCCTAACTCAGATCCGATTCATAAGATTTCTATTATCTCACGCGGCATGGCTGGTGGTTATACAATTAAAGTCCCAACCGAGGATCGTCACATGCACACTAAAGCTTATTTCATTGACGAGATTGCGGTATTGCTCGGTGGTTACCTAACTGAAGAAATGATTTTCCACGAAGTGACAACTGGTGCAACCTCTGATCTGCGCCGTGCTACAGCTTTAGCCCGTCGTATGGTAACTGATTTTGGTATGTCTGATAAACTTGGTCCAAGAACATTTGGTGAAAAAGAAGAAATGGTTTTCCTTGGTCGTGAAATTCATGAACAAAGAGATTATAGTGAAAAGGTCGCCGAAGAAATTGATGTTGAAATTAATAATTTCATTAGTCAAGGAAGAGTTAAGGCTGAAAAGATAATTAAAGAACAAAGAGCCGTGATTGAGAAGGTGGCTCAACTATTACTAAAGCAGGAGACTATTGAGCAAGATGAATTTAATGTCTTAGTAGGAGAAAAAGAGAAGTTGGTTGAGACAACAAAAGATTAA
- a CDS encoding MBL fold metallo-hydrolase has product MQITWLGHSAFRLQGKTASDIVSVVTDPYKSEFTGLKMPRVEADIVTISHDHDDHNNLEAIKGEPFVLRGPGEYESKGVYIDGISSYHDNEKGAKRGENIIFRFEIEDIVVTHLGDLGAELDDKQLERLEGTDILLIPVGGNFTLDAQKAVSVINQIEPRIIIPMHYKVPGLKFDLDAVEKFLKAIAIKPRQEEKLKISKKDLPQDNMELVVLSF; this is encoded by the coding sequence ATGCAAATAACCTGGCTTGGTCATTCAGCTTTTCGCCTCCAAGGCAAGACAGCCTCAGACATTGTTTCTGTGGTAACTGACCCATACAAAAGTGAATTTACTGGTTTAAAAATGCCTCGTGTTGAAGCTGACATCGTGACGATTAGTCATGATCATGATGATCATAATAATTTAGAAGCCATTAAAGGTGAACCATTTGTTCTACGCGGTCCTGGTGAATATGAATCTAAAGGAGTTTATATTGATGGCATAAGTTCCTATCATGATAATGAAAAAGGAGCTAAGCGCGGCGAAAATATTATTTTCCGTTTTGAAATTGAAGATATTGTTGTTACTCATTTGGGTGATTTAGGCGCCGAGCTTGATGATAAGCAATTAGAAAGATTAGAGGGTACAGATATTTTGTTAATTCCAGTTGGCGGCAACTTTACCTTAGATGCTCAGAAAGCTGTTTCAGTGATTAATCAAATTGAACCACGCATTATTATTCCAATGCATTATAAAGTGCCTGGTTTAAAGTTTGACTTAGACGCAGTTGAAAAGTTTTTGAAGGCAATCGCGATTAAACCTCGCCAAGAAGAGAAATTAAAAATTTCTAAGAAAGATTTGCCACAAGATAATATGGAATTAGTGGTGCTTTCTTTCTAA
- the gyrA gene encoding DNA gyrase subunit A yields MPKGKQTKLPSKKDKPEENIIDESMVNNVGHIEDQPIVDEMRRSYLDYAMSVIVARALPDVRDGLKPVHRRILYAMWNIGLRPNAKFRKSATVVGEVLGKYHPHGDTAVYDSMVRMAQDFAMRYPLVRGQGNFGSMDGDNAAAMRYTEAKLASISEELLSDIDKKTVDFLPNFDGSHQEPRVLPARLPNLLLNGSMGIAVGMATNIPPHNLREVSAAISHLIENPEATVEDLMNFVKGPDFPTGGIIYNRAEIIRAYATGKGGIVMRGRAEVEETKTGSFSIIISEVPYQVNKATLVEKIADLVKEKKLEGIRDLRDESDKDGVRVVIELKKDAFPKKILNSLYKQTQLQETFHLNLLALVDGIQPKVLNLKAVLEEYIKHREEIIRRRTEFELEKARDRAHILEGLMIALTHIDEVIKVIKASPDRETAKLNLMKKFKLSDRQAFAIVEMKLGSLANLERLNIEKELKEKQALIKELETILKSRVKILSIVKKELAESTEKFGDDRKTTVMEHGIGEFSTEDLVPNEESMVLMTRDGYIKRLPPDTFKVQARGGKGVIGLTTKEEDMVEFLFTTMTHNDILFFTTRGRVFQLKAYEIPASSRTTKGQAIVNFLQLPSDEKVTSVLPLDKISKSAFLFFATEKGVVKKVPLDEFSKVRRTGLIAIKMRPDDKLIWAKPTSGKDEVQLITAHGQAIRFKESDVRPMGRNASGVWGMRLKKGDTVVGMGIIPSDKEKVKKYQVLSVMANGFGKRTPIGLYKVQARGGSGIKTAKITDKTGQLTNAFVISSEMMTDKDIIIISNKGQVIRLPFKTVNELGRDTQGIRLMRFKEEGDAVACVTWS; encoded by the coding sequence ATGCCCAAAGGCAAGCAAACAAAACTTCCGTCTAAAAAAGACAAGCCAGAAGAAAATATTATTGATGAATCAATGGTCAACAATGTTGGTCATATTGAAGATCAGCCAATCGTCGACGAAATGCGTCGCTCTTATTTGGATTATGCCATGAGCGTTATTGTGGCTCGTGCTTTGCCAGATGTGCGTGACGGCTTAAAACCGGTCCACCGCCGTATTTTATATGCTATGTGGAACATTGGGCTAAGACCAAATGCTAAGTTCCGTAAATCGGCTACAGTGGTCGGAGAAGTGCTTGGTAAATATCACCCTCACGGTGATACGGCTGTTTATGATTCCATGGTTCGTATGGCACAGGATTTTGCTATGCGCTATCCCCTGGTAAGGGGCCAAGGAAACTTTGGTTCCATGGACGGTGACAACGCCGCGGCTATGCGTTATACCGAAGCTAAATTAGCTTCAATTTCTGAAGAACTACTTTCTGACATCGATAAAAAGACAGTTGATTTTTTGCCTAACTTTGACGGCTCACACCAAGAACCAAGAGTTTTACCAGCCCGCTTACCAAACTTGCTTTTGAACGGAAGCATGGGTATTGCGGTTGGTATGGCCACAAATATTCCACCACATAACTTACGTGAAGTTTCCGCCGCTATTTCTCATTTGATTGAAAATCCAGAAGCGACAGTTGAAGATTTAATGAATTTTGTTAAAGGACCAGATTTCCCAACCGGTGGTATTATTTATAATCGCGCTGAAATAATTCGAGCTTATGCAACTGGCAAGGGCGGCATTGTTATGCGCGGCCGAGCCGAAGTTGAAGAAACTAAAACCGGTAGTTTTTCCATTATTATTTCTGAGGTGCCATATCAAGTTAACAAAGCAACTTTAGTAGAAAAGATCGCTGATTTAGTTAAAGAGAAAAAATTAGAAGGCATTAGAGATTTGCGTGATGAATCTGACAAAGACGGTGTCCGCGTTGTGATTGAATTAAAGAAAGACGCCTTCCCTAAAAAGATTTTGAATAGTTTGTATAAGCAAACTCAATTACAAGAAACCTTCCACCTTAACTTGCTAGCTTTGGTCGATGGTATTCAGCCTAAGGTACTTAACCTTAAGGCGGTTTTAGAGGAATACATTAAACATCGTGAAGAGATTATCCGACGCCGCACAGAATTTGAATTAGAAAAAGCTCGCGATCGCGCTCATATCTTAGAAGGTTTAATGATTGCTTTGACTCATATTGATGAGGTTATTAAAGTTATTAAAGCTTCTCCAGATCGCGAAACCGCCAAGCTTAACTTAATGAAAAAGTTTAAGTTATCAGATCGTCAAGCCTTTGCCATTGTAGAAATGAAGCTTGGTTCTTTGGCTAACTTAGAAAGATTAAATATTGAAAAAGAATTAAAAGAAAAACAAGCCTTGATTAAAGAATTAGAAACCATTTTGAAATCACGCGTTAAGATTTTAAGTATTGTTAAAAAAGAATTGGCCGAATCAACTGAAAAATTCGGCGACGATCGAAAGACTACTGTTATGGAGCATGGTATCGGCGAATTCAGTACTGAAGATTTAGTACCAAATGAAGAATCAATGGTCTTAATGACCCGCGATGGTTATATTAAGCGCTTGCCACCTGATACTTTCAAAGTTCAAGCTCGCGGCGGCAAAGGCGTTATCGGCTTAACTACCAAAGAAGAAGACATGGTTGAATTTTTGTTCACTACCATGACTCATAATGATATTCTTTTCTTTACGACTCGTGGTCGTGTCTTCCAACTCAAAGCTTATGAAATTCCTGCTTCATCTCGTACGACTAAAGGACAAGCCATTGTTAACTTCTTGCAATTACCAAGTGATGAAAAAGTTACTTCAGTTTTGCCATTAGATAAAATTTCTAAGAGCGCTTTCTTATTCTTCGCCACTGAAAAAGGTGTAGTTAAAAAAGTTCCTTTAGATGAGTTTTCAAAAGTTAGACGCACTGGTTTGATTGCTATTAAAATGCGTCCTGATGATAAATTAATTTGGGCTAAACCAACTTCAGGCAAAGATGAAGTTCAGTTAATTACAGCACATGGTCAAGCGATTCGTTTTAAGGAAAGCGATGTTAGACCAATGGGACGTAATGCTTCTGGTGTTTGGGGTATGCGTTTAAAGAAGGGTGATACTGTAGTTGGTATGGGAATTATTCCTAGCGACAAAGAAAAAGTTAAAAAATATCAGGTGCTTTCAGTCATGGCTAACGGCTTTGGAAAGCGAACTCCAATTGGACTTTATAAGGTTCAGGCTCGTGGTGGTTCTGGTATTAAAACAGCCAAGATAACCGATAAAACCGGACAGCTAACTAACGCCTTCGTGATTAGTAGTGAAATGATGACTGACAAAGATATTATTATTATTTCCAATAAAGGACAGGTTATTAGACTACCATTTAAGACGGTTAATGAGCTTGGACGTGACACGCAAGGTATCCGTTTGATGCGCTTTAAAGAGGAGGGGGACGCCGTAGCTTGTGTAACCTGGAGTTAG
- the der gene encoding ribosome biogenesis GTPase Der, which yields MSLTKPLVVIFGRTNVGKSTLFNCLVEKKQALVSNTPGTTRDSNLATVGWQGKTFSIVDTGGFMDFDFLRLKKIKAETIDELVQKQARDYLKKADLILFLVDARDGLLPQDMTMAMIIKKIIPDKKKIVLVANKVEKLSIAPAAGDFYRLGLGDVSSISALTGAGTGDLLDIILKKIKAPKDKVEVVKKEIDKTKSPSVVRVAIIGKPNVGKSSLINAILGYSRVIVSPIPHTTREPQSARFTYKKSDFEFVDTAGITKHGHKVDNLEKYSMDKSLAAVQKANVAILVMDISEPLTKQDARLVEEIFDRHKSLILVANKWDLAVDRDPKKYTHYINSELPFATHAPIQFLSAKNKVRINQLLDLIIEVNNQRYISIPDSALDRLLKSAVKKHRPTKGRGTKYPRVYEFKQAGVNPPSFMVQIGPRESLAESYLRFLENQLRAKFGFIGTPISMWVKKGRDIHGLHNS from the coding sequence ATGTCCTTAACTAAACCTCTTGTTGTAATATTTGGCAGAACCAATGTTGGTAAATCAACCTTGTTTAATTGTTTAGTAGAAAAAAAACAAGCTCTAGTCTCTAATACACCAGGCACAACTCGCGACTCGAATCTAGCAACCGTAGGCTGGCAAGGAAAAACTTTTTCCATTGTTGATACCGGCGGTTTTATGGACTTTGATTTTTTACGTCTTAAAAAAATTAAAGCCGAAACAATTGATGAACTAGTTCAAAAACAAGCCCGTGATTATTTAAAAAAAGCTGATTTAATTTTATTCTTAGTTGACGCACGCGATGGTCTCTTACCTCAAGACATGACCATGGCCATGATTATCAAAAAAATCATTCCTGATAAAAAGAAGATTGTCTTGGTCGCCAACAAAGTAGAGAAATTATCAATCGCTCCGGCGGCCGGAGATTTTTATCGCCTTGGCTTGGGTGATGTTTCTTCAATTTCGGCTTTAACTGGCGCTGGAACCGGCGACTTACTAGATATTATTTTGAAAAAAATCAAAGCTCCTAAAGATAAAGTTGAAGTTGTTAAAAAAGAAATTGATAAAACCAAATCGCCAAGCGTAGTTAGAGTAGCTATCATTGGGAAGCCTAACGTTGGTAAATCAAGTTTGATAAATGCTATCTTGGGTTATTCTCGAGTTATCGTTAGTCCAATTCCTCACACGACACGTGAACCACAATCCGCTAGATTTACCTACAAAAAAAGTGACTTTGAATTTGTTGATACGGCTGGTATTACTAAGCATGGTCACAAAGTAGATAACTTAGAAAAATACAGCATGGATAAAAGCTTAGCTGCAGTTCAAAAAGCTAATGTCGCAATTTTAGTTATGGATATTTCCGAACCTTTAACCAAACAAGACGCTAGATTGGTTGAAGAAATTTTTGATCGCCACAAGAGTTTAATTTTGGTGGCTAACAAATGGGATTTAGCCGTTGATCGTGATCCAAAAAAATATACTCACTATATAAACAGTGAATTACCTTTTGCAACTCACGCACCAATTCAATTTTTATCAGCTAAAAATAAAGTTCGTATTAACCAGTTACTTGATTTAATTATTGAAGTTAATAACCAAAGATATATTAGTATTCCAGATAGCGCCTTAGACAGACTTTTGAAAAGTGCAGTTAAAAAACATCGTCCAACTAAGGGCCGCGGTACAAAATATCCTCGTGTTTATGAATTCAAACAAGCTGGTGTTAATCCACCAAGTTTCATGGTTCAGATCGGACCACGCGAAAGCTTGGCTGAATCTTATCTTCGTTTCCTAGAGAACCAATTACGCGCCAAATTCGGCTTTATTGGTACGCCCATTTCTATGTGGGTTAAAAAGGGACGTGATATCCACGGACTACACAATAGTTAA
- a CDS encoding S1 RNA-binding domain-containing protein: protein MSDKTNANSMSDFANLIKDDEFKIPQVGDTVTGTILASSKAEVRLDIGGRLIGVVRGRELYFEAGEYAKLKPGDKIDATIIDVENENGELELSFRHAGEEKTWQLLEESFEKKKPIMVRINAANRGGLLVSYAQIPAFLPVSQLSPENYPRVSGGDKTKILEKLKSLVGTECEVKIITFDKKEGKLVVSEKDAWQEKQKDVISQFKVGDSVEGRIIAVTSFGVFVNFGGNLEGLIHISELAWQRIEDPSEVYKVGDMVNAQIIAIEGAKIFLSAKKLMADPWEGVEKKYAVGQTVQGTILKVNPFGLFVELDKDIHGLAHVSQLGVTTGEKIDDIYKSGQVMDFSIISLDSNEHRLGLAIPGKAKDKKAGKKSKSKDKTSEDKDEKESSSAEATEGKEVVEEVKEDNKEETVTE from the coding sequence ATGTCAGATAAAACAAACGCAAATTCCATGAGTGATTTTGCAAATTTAATTAAAGATGATGAATTTAAGATTCCTCAGGTTGGTGATACTGTCACTGGCACAATTTTAGCTTCTTCAAAAGCTGAGGTTCGTCTTGATATTGGTGGTCGTTTAATTGGTGTTGTCCGCGGTCGTGAATTATATTTTGAAGCTGGTGAATACGCCAAGCTTAAACCCGGCGACAAAATCGATGCTACTATTATTGACGTTGAAAATGAAAATGGAGAATTAGAACTTTCCTTCCGTCATGCTGGCGAAGAAAAGACTTGGCAGTTATTGGAAGAATCATTTGAAAAGAAAAAGCCTATCATGGTACGCATCAATGCGGCCAACCGTGGTGGTTTGTTAGTTAGCTACGCTCAAATTCCTGCTTTCTTGCCAGTCTCACAATTATCACCAGAAAATTATCCTCGTGTTTCCGGCGGAGATAAAACAAAGATTTTAGAAAAATTAAAATCTTTAGTTGGTACAGAGTGTGAAGTTAAGATTATTACTTTTGACAAAAAAGAAGGTAAGTTGGTTGTTAGTGAAAAAGATGCTTGGCAAGAAAAACAGAAAGATGTTATTTCTCAGTTTAAGGTTGGTGATTCTGTTGAAGGCCGCATTATTGCTGTTACTAGCTTTGGTGTCTTCGTTAACTTCGGCGGCAATCTCGAAGGCTTGATTCACATTAGTGAATTAGCTTGGCAGAGAATTGAAGATCCATCTGAAGTTTATAAAGTAGGTGACATGGTTAATGCACAAATTATTGCCATCGAAGGCGCTAAGATTTTCTTGTCAGCCAAAAAACTCATGGCTGATCCTTGGGAAGGTGTTGAAAAGAAATATGCTGTTGGTCAAACTGTCCAAGGTACAATTCTAAAAGTAAATCCATTTGGTTTATTTGTTGAATTAGACAAAGATATTCATGGTCTAGCTCACGTTAGCCAACTAGGCGTTACGACTGGTGAAAAGATTGATGATATCTATAAGTCTGGTCAAGTAATGGACTTTTCTATTATCTCACTTGATAGCAATGAGCATCGTCTTGGTTTAGCTATTCCTGGAAAAGCTAAAGATAAAAAAGCTGGTAAGAAATCTAAGTCTAAGGATAAGACCAGCGAAGACAAAGATGAGAAAGAATCATCCTCCGCTGAAGCTACAGAAGGCAAGGAGGTTGTGGAAGAAGTAAAAGAAGATAATAAAGAAGAAACAGTTACAGAGTAA